The nucleotide window GGCTGCACCGCAGTCAAGAAGCTGCCGCGTCGACTTCACTTCCACGAAAGATTCAGAGCGGATGCATGCTTCGCTCTCTTCACCTCAAGTCGCAACGCCATGACGCAACACAGCGCTTGCTCTGACACCGTCTAGAGTCTGCTATAGTGCAAGCAATGATCGACTTCGAGAATGCGCTTCGGGAGTGGTCTAACAGGGACCCGCAGTACGAAGTGCTCTGGGCTCAGTGGACATATGACAAGCGACTGGTGTCCCGCGCGCTCCAAGCTGTTGGAGTTCTGTTTCCACACTACAGCCTACACGACGAGTCTCATTCGAATACCATCCTGAGACAGCTTGCGCGCGTTCTCGGCCCTAGCCGAATCGCTCGCCTCTCCCCAACAGATATTTGGCTACTGCTTGAGGCAGCCTATCACCACGACATCGGAATGGTCGTGCCTGACGCACGCAAGCGGGCGTGGTGGAGCAATCAGCCCTTCAAAATCCACCTACTCCAACTAGCCGAATCTCACGATCCGGACCTACGAAGAGCAGCAAGGACGCTATCAACGCGCACGTTCGAAAGCCTTGGGGACGAATGGCCGTTTGAGGTCCAGCGGGCTCTGCTTCTGGCTATGGCTGACTATGCGCGCAAACAGCACCCAGCAATGGCTGAAGAAATCGTCGAGACCCCAGCACGCATCTCGCTCGACTCACCCCGCATCCTAATTCCCAGGCGTCTATTTCAACTTCTCGCATTAATTTGCAGACACCATGGCAGCTCTTTCGAGAAGACGCTGGAACTTCCCGGCCGCGAGTCGGGATATGGCACCGACGAGGCCCACCCACGATTCGTCGGCTGCATGCTCAGGCTCGGAGATCTCCTCGACCTAGACGATGGGCGCTTCTGTCCGACACTGATAGGAACCATGGGCCGACTGCCTCCCTCCTCAAGGGCCCATGAACGCAAACACGCATCTATTCGACACCTCCTCGTGAGCCCGAAAATCATTGAAGTCGAAGCGGTTTGCGAGAGGAAAGATGTCGCCGCATATGAAGAAACGGAACGCTGGCTTTCATGGCTACGTGACGAACTGAAGAACCAGGCGGCACGTTGGGCTGAAATCGCGCCCACTGAAGACTTCGGCACCCTTCCCAGCGTAGGCAGAATCACCGCCAAGATTGAGGGCCACATCACTATCGGAGAGGGCCGTCTGCCTCGCTTCGAAGTCGAGCGCGACTCCATTATCAAGCTAGTCCAAGGCGCAAACATCTACGAGAGGCCAACCAGCTTTATCCGCGAACTACTCCAGAATGCAGTAGATGCTACGCTGCTACGCTGTTGGAACGACCATCACAGCGAAATACTGGAATGGGAGAAGGATCTCAAAAATCAGGATAAAGCACTCGACAACCTACGAGGCATACTCAAGAACTATCCCATCCAAGTCAAAGTCACCAACCCTAAGAAAAGATCAACCATTTCCGCCCCCAAAGGACGTGACGACTATCGCTTCAAGGTCGTGATTGAAGACAAGGGATGGGGCATTTCACGCCAGGACATCCATTACCTTCAGCAGATTGGCGGGTCGAGCAAGAACCAGCGCAAGCAGTTCCGGCGCATTGACATGCCGGAATGGATGCAGCCCTCAGGCGTCTTTGGCATCGGACTCCAAAGCGTCTTCCTCTTCGCGCAACGTGTAGTAATCACTACGCGGCCGGACGATTCACCAGAAATCCTGCGAATTACGCTTCGAAAAGGTTACCGAGGCAGCGTAGGCCAGATCTTGGTCGAAGAATTGGATCAGCCTCAGGCGAGACTGGAGATTGGAACCACCATAGTCTGTGAAATCAACATGCCTTCCGTCCCCAAGGCAATGAAGCACCCCTTCGATTCGCCGGAAATCCAAGCAGCATTTTCCGACTTCGATCCGGTAAAAGACTCAACGCTCTTATACAAATTCGCCCTAGCCAAGGATGAGGTGCGAAAATTCGCGAACGAAAGCCTCTGTCAACTAAGCCTCAACGGAATAACACTGACCTCCACTCCGTCTCTCACCGGCACAACCCCCCAAGAACAATCATCAATTGAAGACTCAAGGTACTTTGACAAAAAGACAAATATAGAGATAATTTTCGCCAACCCGAACAGGGGAATTTTTGTTTCACTTTTCTACCGAGGTGCACCTCTCGCCAGAGAGTTTCAGTCCATATCAGACATCCTGTCGTTTGATGTCGATCTTCATTTTGGCGGCGCCGACAAGTTCCTTGGCTTAAGCAGGGATAACGTCCGCCCCGACAAGAAGGCTTGGCTCAACCGCAGAATCAACAAGGCTCTCCTCAACGTATTTCCTCGATACTACGAAAATCTTCGAGCCCAAGCCGAGAAAAACGACTCAGTCAACGCAGACGAGCTTGGAGCTGCTTCACTTTTCGCTGAAGTCAATGGAAAACACTTCAAGCCTCATCTGATCTCCCACCAAGAGTGGCAGAGCCTGGACTGGATCGACGGAATTTCGCTGGGAGATTTGGTCAAGTTCGACATTATCGAACTCAGAGAAACGGGAGATTATTCCTCCAAACATCGCCTAGAAATGTCTCACGACGAAAACATATCGACCTGCAAAATCACCACATCACCAACAGTTAGCGATTGGCTCTGGCAACTACTGAGCCTCAAACACCAGCCCACGCTGATTGCGGCGCACGCAAACCACGCTGCGCACTATCGATTCCACCGCGTATCAGGGCAACTCCTGGCCCCGCTGCCAGACGACGCCGCTTTACGTTCGGCCCTCCAGCTTATTGTGCATCCAGACCGGGGCATGGGTTCTCGAAACACACTCCCTTGCCCCCGAGGGTTTGAGTTACTCAGGATCGAGCGCAGTCCTCCATATGTGAATCAGATTCTATTCCGGCTACCCCTGAGGATTGTCTGCCCATTTACAATCAAGCCAAGCGGTGAAATCAGCGTGCCAAATATCGTGGACGCAGTACGCTGGACTGCAAGGAACGCCGCAGACGAATCTATTCAATATACAGCCAAGCCCCCTTCAAAGAGCACTCTCGCCTTGATCTCAAGCAAAATGCTTGAGCTCATTGAGCATATAAACCGCCTAATGGATAACGCTTGGTCAAGCAGGAGGGCCTACGATCTTGAACAGATTCGCAGAGAACTGGGAAATGCGTTCGGCCCCGAGGCCATCAAGCCAAGCATTCCCCAGCACCCTTGAGTTTCTGCATCATGGATTAAGCGGAACCGTCGTTGAGTACAGATCCCCCCATAGCATAACAATCTCTAGCTAATATCGATGCAAGTGAGGCGAGGGCGTTACACAATACTCTTGGACGAGGAAGATGAAGCGGATGTCATTCCTCCTCTCGTCAGGGATGCTAAGTCGGAGCAATAGGCTCCGTAGGCTGCGGGGCCTGTGAATTGCATGTCCAAGCAGAGCCCTGCGCGCGCCTGCACACGGTCATCTTCGAAGCGGATACTCCGTCGGCAAAGGCGTTCGACGTGGTCTTCCTATGGGTCTTCGTGTTCAGTGTGGCGGCCGTGGTGCTGGGGGAGTGCCGCGCAGGTGCGCGCGGGGCATGCCCTGCACGTCGCGGAGTAGGGCTTCACCGCCCTCTTCGCGCTGGAGTACGTGCTGCGGCTCATCGCGGCGCGCCAGCCGCTGCACTACGCGCGCAGCTTCTTTGACATCGTGGACCGAATGGCGCTGTTGCCTTCGTTCCTGAGCGTGCTGTTCTCGGGAGCGCAGATGCTGCTGATCATCCGCGTGCTGCGGCTCTTGCGCGTCTTCTCATCCTCAAGCGGGTGCACCTGCTGGGTCAGGCGATGGATACGCCTCCCGCGCTCATTGCCTGGACGTGGGTCAGGGACGGGTGCGCAGCGATTCCTGGAGCGACCGCATCGGCCCCTGATCCACGCGGATGCGTCCTCGCGTGGGGAGGTCCAGGTCCAGGAGGGTGAACATCACGGCGGTCAGGATGACCACGAACAGGGTCCAGGAGAGGACCCCGCGCACGCGCGCCTCCGGCCGGTAGCCCAGGAGCACGCCGGAGCCGAACATCCCGATGAGCAGCAGGGCGAGGATGGTGGGCGGGATGAGGTTGTGGGCAGCCGCCAGGCGCTCGTCGGAGACGTCGAACACGTCATTCATCGCCTGGGTGACGA belongs to Corallococcus exiguus and includes:
- a CDS encoding HD domain-containing protein, with amino-acid sequence MIDFENALREWSNRDPQYEVLWAQWTYDKRLVSRALQAVGVLFPHYSLHDESHSNTILRQLARVLGPSRIARLSPTDIWLLLEAAYHHDIGMVVPDARKRAWWSNQPFKIHLLQLAESHDPDLRRAARTLSTRTFESLGDEWPFEVQRALLLAMADYARKQHPAMAEEIVETPARISLDSPRILIPRRLFQLLALICRHHGSSFEKTLELPGRESGYGTDEAHPRFVGCMLRLGDLLDLDDGRFCPTLIGTMGRLPPSSRAHERKHASIRHLLVSPKIIEVEAVCERKDVAAYEETERWLSWLRDELKNQAARWAEIAPTEDFGTLPSVGRITAKIEGHITIGEGRLPRFEVERDSIIKLVQGANIYERPTSFIRELLQNAVDATLLRCWNDHHSEILEWEKDLKNQDKALDNLRGILKNYPIQVKVTNPKKRSTISAPKGRDDYRFKVVIEDKGWGISRQDIHYLQQIGGSSKNQRKQFRRIDMPEWMQPSGVFGIGLQSVFLFAQRVVITTRPDDSPEILRITLRKGYRGSVGQILVEELDQPQARLEIGTTIVCEINMPSVPKAMKHPFDSPEIQAAFSDFDPVKDSTLLYKFALAKDEVRKFANESLCQLSLNGITLTSTPSLTGTTPQEQSSIEDSRYFDKKTNIEIIFANPNRGIFVSLFYRGAPLAREFQSISDILSFDVDLHFGGADKFLGLSRDNVRPDKKAWLNRRINKALLNVFPRYYENLRAQAEKNDSVNADELGAASLFAEVNGKHFKPHLISHQEWQSLDWIDGISLGDLVKFDIIELRETGDYSSKHRLEMSHDENISTCKITTSPTVSDWLWQLLSLKHQPTLIAAHANHAAHYRFHRVSGQLLAPLPDDAALRSALQLIVHPDRGMGSRNTLPCPRGFELLRIERSPPYVNQILFRLPLRIVCPFTIKPSGEISVPNIVDAVRWTARNAADESIQYTAKPPSKSTLALISSKMLELIEHINRLMDNAWSSRRAYDLEQIRRELGNAFGPEAIKPSIPQHP